The Bombus vancouverensis nearcticus chromosome 17, iyBomVanc1_principal, whole genome shotgun sequence genome has a window encoding:
- the LOC117166079 gene encoding uncharacterized protein LOC117166079 isoform X2, with amino-acid sequence MFDERRQTTVKGIDRSYPLEPLENKSRKQTNGNGVQKNGNLTVNRQSVTVKRVAKADVNSNLNGGKPIVSYHEEISRESFGPCARQHQEDDEFGNENHVAQYANGNHRDETRMEEVLDEDMIERNRMMAKLHLMEYDETLKHRVKNDLESEEFPEDFMVDVPDKLPKQSVTRKLSQAEVRLERFKNANARRGNNVTKNPAIGPKKRSDPIFPAKSTCSASRMTNTASDRRSNDGKNPASSKSRGKTLVSGNVGETVSLDSGRNVRRRDENPRFFCEESEKSATVHAVGSKTARKLSPDLSEDRIRRSERSAIFNKEKSAIKYPIDSKAARTSTSESLKDKTGKRQSRELSSTDAGKSTVTSATGATTARKLSSEALRDVKDQGDHGKFIGEESEKSATTYAIRPKSAERPIREVSEVTKDVKRRSESPKFFCKESEKSATTYAIRPKSAERPIREVSEVTKDIKRRSESPKFFCKESERSATTYAIDSKTAEKYTRESTKDTGDLKRRSESPKFLSKESEKSATTYAIRPKSAERPIREVSEVTKDIKRRSGSPKFFCKESEKSATTYAIRPKSAERPIREVSEDTKDVKRRSESPKFFCKESERSATTYAIDSKTAEKYTRESTKDTGDLKRRSESPKFLSKESEKSATTYAIRPKSAERPIREVSEVTKDVKRRSESPKFFCKESEKSATTYAIRPKSAERPIHEVSEVTKDIKRRSESPKFFCKESERSATTYAIRPKSAERPIREVSEITKDIKRRSESPKFFCKESERSATTYAIDSKTAEKYTRESTKDTGDLKRRSESPKFLSKESEKSATTYAIRPKSAERPIREVFEDTKDVKRRSESPKFFCKESEKSATTYAIDGETSKKFSFEGLKSVKKRSDSPKPTTYAIEPKSAERLIREVSEDIKDVKRRSESPRFFCKESERSATTYAIDAKTNKRFSFEDLKDVKQRSDSPKSTPHAIDSKRAERSIREPAEDIKDVKRRSESPRFFCEGSERSAKTYVIDRKSANSSKARTRSDSPKFFCKESEKSDTAYAIDSTILPTSPNYMKDSKSSVLKIESKNKKDMTSNTIRESTKDAMKRHATFPKRDAVSKSSSSESAKYDVISCAKPEYQTLRKFTETKLPDVFERLTRESSSSPRSFCREGRRSATTMSTRNRDIESTSVSANVVEEMKKKGSESRRVGSGKRDASIIRADESKSPDFAKASSRSCSVSPQYFGSDSDRSASILMVTPETIVKAKTDLAWCKKREQSPTLYVSKGEKLVTNVPREATRGSSTESYDETAKRFIRSSVSRFFSEQCERAARNVEPRKLQPTDARTPSQTKSQFDDGRAERDERTSFVADGSRDSSPGSRKIVESREETPESLRYETEECAIATSLQPKICTDVEQPPKGAHSLKQTVAREITARPGNLSTNVKDRFSMSPLSVKDDNLTAENANALSRRGSAGVLRSTKLIRDVLQRQSGQDQVDASPGISSEWEERPRADRMQAETRVDRKVEERAGTPTGRQLGSKSCRSVEVDTQIGEVRTPERYVKQEQLRGTYSRSSKGTACEKSSVGKLLTYSVRKPVKQRGSLLESNIFQQSLKDRDSADERPVSSKRTTRIASPKKESAACARSLQTRTKGNTANGKNKSDILKARSQTASPISASSGKTSSETVADKRNMGRYDASKRIMRTSNESIARGSEGATDVADRSGETKIPRAGARTARKQSIADERKKGKTSKQAEILKSMQLVRSATRGSDFAQESRKMVGESVDDGTARDEQTEMRKSCYPSTIDIRRSEAGLTSIKELSKNYERTDSVESALRRFDSIGTEAESIRGTLERSVESIPKEIRRKSGGSIGRKADSKTISPKALDPPNVNLFAKRTCASKATTVSRSAMAAAKGRQAETQETRRQKKLEKARDSIEISRIAIRSRSLSCKRKLFQHTDSSETGSVTSKCSIDSLRTVERLSTTSNKKKTRDSVNTTSKRFEFSGNDETSTQTIDKAETDKMSTGVGCSSTKQLRSIEDESWDRETGQPSVMSAIVDSVAKAAGRSEPRRINVNDRAGNRKEICSPGRSMNLTASNDALGDTERSSVKCTMRFSRVAKSPSPETTKETSIRARRNIPTSPSKSPDTVARRASSELKAQDTRSTKRPTTMKGTEPIGNRKALTATSTTTKKSADVVDSAILENGLHLRDQTAETKYDNDSPTKKSDALVVDLDEQPPKENEPLPRKPLLRKQSTEKQITSMQSTRPPSVSSTSGGSPMQGQTSGSRSKMASRAKTPISGSTGYKGSASSRTGGAAAATCYSDALVPCKMCGRRFAQDRVTLHEQICAKTTQKKRKQFDTMMYRVKGTDLEPFVKKGLVKKQVEKSKKPEIKSNWRRKHEDFINAIRSAKQVQAHLAAGGKLSDLPPPPVSDNYDYIQCPHCGRKFNKAAAERHIPKCEHMLHNKPIHSRAPKPRR; translated from the exons ATGTTCGACGAAAGACGGCAGACGACGGTGAAGGGCATCGACAGAAGCTACCCACTGGAGCCGCTGGAGAACAAATCGCGGAAACAGACGAACGGAAACGGCGTGCAGAAGAACGGAAATTTGACGGTGAACCGACAGTCGGTGACTGTGAAACGAGTAGCCAAAGCTGACGTGAACAGCAATTTGAACGGTGGCAAACCGATCGTCTCGTATCACGAGGAAATCAGTCGAGAATCGTTCGGTCCGTGCGCGCGCCAGCACCAAGAGGATGACGAGTTTGGAAACGAGAACCACGTCGCGCAATATGCGAATGGAAACCATCGAGACGAG ACACGTATGGAGGAAGTTTTGGACGAAGATATGATAGAAAGGAATCGTATGATGGCGAAACTTCATCTGATGGAGTACGACGAGACGTTGAAGCACCGTGTTAAAAACGACCTCGAGAGCGAGGAATTCCCCGAGGACTTTATGGTCGATGTTCCTGACAAGCTTCCAAAACAAAGTGTTACCAGGAAGTTATCTCAAGCGGAGGTCAGGTTGGAACGCTTTAAAAACGCGAACGCGAGGCGTGGTAACAACGTTACGAAGAACCCAGCCATTGGCCCGAAGAAACGATCTGACCCAATATTTCCAGCAAAATCCACTTGCAG CGCCAGCCGAATGACCAACACAGCTTCAGACAGAAGATCGAACGACGGGAAAAATCCTGCAAGTAGCAAATCCAGAGGGAAGACACTGGTCTCTGGAAATGTGGGGGAAACGGTATCGTTGGATTCCGGGAGAAATGTGAGACGAAGAGACGAAAATCCACGGTTCTTCTGCGAAGAGTCCGAGAAGTCTGCCACTGTGCACGCCGTTGGTTCGAAAACCGCGAGGAAATTGTCGCCTGATTTGTCTGAAGATAGAATACGAAGAAGCGAAaggtctgcgatatttaataaaGAGAAATCTGCTATTAAATACCCGATAGACTCGAAAGCTGCAAGAACATCGACATCCGAGTCGCTTAAAGATAAGACAGGGAAAAGGCAAAGTCGCGAATTATCCTCTACAGATGCTGGAAAATCGACCGTAACTTCTGCGACTGGCGCAACAACTGCTAGGAAATTGTCTTCTGAAGCTTTAAGAGATGTCAAGGATCAAGGCGATCATGGTAAATTTATCGGCGAGGAGTCTGAAAAATCAGCAACGACTTACGCGATTCGTCCAAAGTCTGCAGAGAGACCGATTCGTGAAGTTTCCGAAGTTACAAAGGACGTTAAGCGACGAAGTGAAAGTCCGAAATTCTTCTGTAAAGAGTCTGAAAAATCAGCAACGACTTACGCGATTCGTCCGAAGTCTGCAGAGAGACCGATTCGTGAAGTTTCCGAAGTTACAAAGGACATTAAGCGACGAAGTGAAAGTCCGAAATTCTTCTGCAAAGAGTCTGAAAGATCAGCAACGACTTACGCGATCGACTCAAAGACTGCAGAAAAGTATACTCGCGAAAGTACGAAAGATACGGGGGACTTGAAACGACGAAGTGAAAGTCCGAAATTCCTCTCCAAAGAGTCTGAGAAATCAGCAACGACTTACGCGATTCGTCCGAAGTCTGCAGAGAGACCGATTCGTGAAGTTTCCGAAGTTACAAAGGATATTAAGCGACGAAGTGGAAGTCCGAAATTCTTCTGCAAAGAGTCTGAAAAATCAGCAACGACTTACGCGATTCGTCCAAAGTCTGCAGAGAGACCGATTCGTGAAGTTTCCGAAGATACGAAGGACGTTAAGCGACGAAGTGAAAGTCCGAAATTCTTCTGCAAAGAGTCTGAAAGATCAGCAACGACTTACGCGATCGACTCAAAGACTGCAGAAAAGTATACTCGCGAAAGTACGAAAGATACGGGGGACTTGAAACGACGAAGTGAAAGTCCGAAATTCCTCTCCAAAGAGTCTGAAAAATCAGCAACGACTTACGCGATTCGTCCGAAGTCTGCAGAGAGACCGATTCGTGAAGTTTCCGAAGTTACGAAGGACGTTAAGCGACGAAGTGAAAGTCCGAAATTCTTCTGCAAAGAGTCTGAAAAATCAGCAACGACTTACGCGATTCGTCCGAAGTCTGCAGAGAGACCGATTCATGAAGTTTCCGAAGTTACAAAGGACATTAAGCGACGAAGTGAAAGTCCGAAATTCTTCTGCAAAGAGTCTGAAAGATCAGCAACGACTTACGCGATTCGTCCGAAGTCTGCAGAGAGACCGATTCGTGAAGTTTCCGAAATTACAAAGGACATTAAGCGACGAAGTGAAAGTCCGAAATTCTTCTGCAAAGAGTCTGAAAGATCAGCAACGACTTACGCGATCGACTCAAAGACTGCAGAAAAGTATACTCGCGAAAGTACGAAAGATACGGGGGACTTGAAACGACGAAGTGAAAGTCCGAAATTCCTCTCCAAAGAGTCTGAAAAATCAGCAACGACTTACGCGATTCGTCCAAAATCTGCAGAGAGACCGATTCGTGAAGTTTTCGAAGATACGAAGGATGTTAAGCGACGAAGTGAAAGTCCGAAATTCTTCTGCAAAGAGTCTGAAAAATCAGCAACGACTTACGCGATTGACGGAGAAACAAGTAAAAAATTCTCTTTCGAAGGTTTAAAAAGCGTCAAGAAACGAAGCGACAGTCCAAAACCTACAACTTACGCGATCGAGCCAAAGTCCGCAGAAAGATTGATTCGTGAAGTTTCCGAAGATATAAAGGACGTTAAACGACGAAGTGAAAGCCCAAGATTCTTCTGCAAAGAGTCTGAAAGATCAGCTACCACTTACGCGATCGACgcaaaaacaaataaaagattCTCTTTCGAAGATTTAAAAGACGTCAAGCAACGAAGCGATAGTCCAAAATCCACACCTCACGCGATTGACTCAAAACGTGCGGAAAGATCGATCCGTGAACCTGCTGAAGACATAAAAGACGTTAAACGACGAAGTGAGAGCCCGAGATTCTTTTGCGAAGGATCTGAAAGATCAGCTAAAACTTACGTAATTGATCGAAAGTCTGCTAATTCCTCGAAGGCCAGAACACGTAGCGATAGTCCGAAATTCTTCTGCAAAGAATCGGAGAAATCAGACACGGCTTATGCGATAGACTCGACAATTCTTCCAACGTCCCCTAATTATATGAAAGACAGTAAGAGCTCCGTATTAAAAATCGAATCAAAGAACAAAAAGGATATGACTAGTAACACGATAAGAGAATCAACGAAGGACGCCATGAAGAGACATGCTACATTTCCCAAACGCGATGCAGTCAGCAAATCTTCTTCTTCGGAAAGTGCAAAATATGACGTGATATCTTGCGCGAAACCCGAGTACCAAACTCTGCGTAAATTTACCGAAACCAAGTTACCTGACGTTTTCGAGCGTCTAACAAGAGAAAGTAGCTCGAGTCCTCGGTCTTTCTGTCGCGAAGGCAGAAGATCAGCCACGACGATGAGCACCCGCAACAGGGACATCGAGTCCACCTCTGTATCTGCAAACGTGGTcgaggaaatgaaaaagaaaggcaGCGAGAGTCGAAGAGTCGGTTCTGGAAAGCGCGATGCTTCGATAATTCGTGCTGACGAATCGAAATCACCAGACTTCGCGAAAGCATCGTCCAGAAGCTGCAGCGTAAGTCCGCAGTACTTCGGCTCGGATTCTGACAGATCCGCCAGCATCCTGATGGTCACGCCGGAGACGATAGTGAAAGCAAAAACAGATCTAGCGTGGTgcaagaaaagagaacaaagTCCTACGTTGTACGTTTCCAAAGGCGAGAAGCTCGTCACAAACGTACCGAGAGAAGCGACAAGAGGATCGTCGACAGAAAGCTACGACGAGACAGCGAAACGCTTCATCAGAAGCTCGGTATCGCGATTTTTCTCGGAGCAATGTGAAAGAGCAGCGAGAAACGTGGAGCCGAGAAAGCTTCAGCCGACAGACGCCAGAACACCGAGTCAGACGAAGTCGCAGTTCGATGATGGACGAGCTGAGAGGGACGAGAGAACGAGTTTCGTCGCAGACGGCAGTCGCGACTCGTCGCCCGGGTCTCGAAAAATCGTGGAAAGTAGAGAAGAAACGCCAGAATCCTTGCGTTACGAAACAGAAGAGTGCGCCATCGCTACGAGCCTTCAGCCTAAGATTTGCACAGACGTTGAGCAACCGCCCAAAGGTGCGCACTCGCTTAAACAAACAGTTGCGCGTGAGATTACGGCAAGGCCAGGTAATCTATCGACCAACGTCAAGGACAGATTCTCGATGAGTCCTTTAAGCGTCAAGGACGACAATTTGACAGCCGAAAACGCGAATGCACTTAGCCGTAGAGGGTCCGCCGGTGTTTTACGTTCGACGAAACTGATTCGCGACGTACTGCAGCGTCAGAGTGGCCAAGATCAGGTGGATGCTTCGCCTGGAATATCCAGCGAATGGGAAGAGCGACCGAGGGCCGACAGGATGCAGGCAGAAACGAGGGTGGACAGGAAAGTTGAGGAAAGAGCTGGGACGCCGACTGGTCGCCAACTGGGATCGAAAAGTTGCAGGTCCGTGGAAGTGGACACGCAGATCGGAGAAGTCAGGACGCCTGAACGATACGTAAAACAGGAGCAGCTTCGAGGCACTTACTCGAGATCGAGCAAGGGAACAGCCTGCGAGAAGTCGAGTGTTGGAAAGTTGCTGACGTATTCCGTGCGCAAGCCGGTTAAACAGAGAGGGTCGTTGCTGGAGTCGAACATTTTCCAGCAATCGCTGAAAGATCGAGATTCGGCGGACGAGAGGCCCGTTAGCTCGAAACGTACAACGCGAATTGCATCTCCGAAGAAGGAGTCTGCAGCTTGTGCTCGTAGCTTGCAGACTCGAACTAAGGGAAACACGGCGAATGGGAAGAACAAGAGCGACATTTTGAAGGCTCGCAGCCAAACAGCGAGTCCGATCTCAGCAAGCAGCGGAAAGACGAGCTCAGAGACGGTTGCTGATAAGAGGAACATGGGCAGATACGATGCTTCGAAGCGTATAATGCGAACGTCCAACGAATCCATCGCTCGTGGTTCGGAAGGAGCAACTGATGTGGCAGATCGAAGCGGCGAAACCAAAATCCCAAGAGCTGGAGCACGAACTGCCAGGAAGCAGAGTATCGCGGATGAGAGGAAGAAAGGCAAGACGTCTAAACAGGCTGAAATTTTGAAGTCCATGCAGCTCGTTCGCAGTGCTACAAGAGGATCAGACTTTGCGCAGGAATCACGAAAAATGGTTGGCGAATCAGTTGACGACGGTACAGCCAGAGACGAACAGACTGAAATGAGGAAAAGTTGCTACCCCTCGACGATCGATATTAGAAGGTCGGAGGCCGGCTTAACTTCTATAAAGGAACTTTCCAAGAATTACGAGAGAACAGACTCGGTGGAGTCGGCTCTCAGACGTTTCGATTCGATCGGAACTGAGGCTGAATCGATCCGAGGCACGTTGGAACGAAGCGTGGAATCGATACCGAAGGAAATACGAAGGAAATCTGGCGGAAGCATTGGCCGCAAGGCTGACTCAAAGACGATTTCGCCGAAAGCACTTGATCCACCGAATGTAAATCTTTTCGCTAAGAGAACGTGCGCCAGCAAAGCTACGACCGTATCCAGAAGCGCAATGGCCGCCGCTAAAGGGAGACAGGCTGAAACGCAAGAAACGCGGAGGCAGAAAAAATTGGAGAAAGCCAGAGACTCGATAGAGATCAGCCGAATTGCCATAAGATCGAGATCGCTGTCGTGCAAGCGGAAGCTTTTCCAGCACACTGATTCCAGCGAGACTGGAAGCGTTACATCGAAGTGCAGCATCGATTCCTTGAGAACCGTGGAACGTCTCTCGACGACTTCCAATAAGAAGAAAACGCGCGACTCGGTGAATACCACGTCGAAACGGTTCGAATTCTCTGGCAACGACGAGACGTCGACGCAGACGATAGACAAAGCAGAAACGGATAAAATGTCAACAGGTGTGGGTTGCTCATCGACGAAGCAACTGAGATCGATCGAGGACGAAAGTTGGGATCGCGAAACGGGGCAACCGTCGGTGATGTCGGCGATCGTAGACAGCGTGGCGAAAGCAGCGGGTCGATCGGAACCTCGTCGAATAAATGTCAATGATCGCGCTGGAAATAGAAAAGAGATATGTTCACCGGGGCGGTCGATGAACCTTACCGCGAGCAACGACGCTTTAGGGGATACGGAGCGTTCGTCTGTAAAGTGTACGATGCGTTTCTCCAGGGTCGCGAAAAGTCCGAGCCCGGAGACGACCAAGGAAACGAGCATCCGTGCGAGAAGAAACATCCCAACGTCGCCGTCCAAAAGTCCGGACACGGTCGCTAGG CGTGCGTCGAGCGAGTTGAAAGCTCAAGACACAAGATCGACGAAACGGCCAACGACTATGAAAGGCACAGAGCCAATTGGAAACAGGAAGGCGTTAACGGCGACGAGCACAACTACGAAAAAATCAGCGGACGTGGTCGATAGCGCTATTCTCGAGAATGGTCTGCATTTACGAGACCAAACTGCCGAAACGAAATACGATAACGACTCGCCCACGAAGAAAAGCGACGCTCTGGTCGTCGACTTGGACGAGCAACCGCCGAAGGAAAACGAGCCACTTCCGCGGAAACCGCTCTTACGAAAACAGTCCACCGAG AAACAGATTACTTCCATGCAATCAACACGGCCACCATCGGTTTCGTCCACATCTGGTGGTAGCCCCATGCAAGGTCAGACTTCCGGTTCTAGAAGCAAAATGGCTTCGAGAGCAAAGACGCCAATTTCCGGTTCAACGGGATACAAAGGATCAGCTTCCAGCAGAACCGGAGGAGCCGCGGCAGCGAC ATGTTACAGTGACGCTCTGGTTCCTTGCAAAATGTGTGGCCGCCGTTTCGCTCAAGATCGAGTAACCCTTCACGAGCAGATTTGCGCGAAAACGACCCAAAAAAAGAGGAAACAATTCGATACGATGATGTATCGCGTAAAAGGCACCGATCTCGAACCGTTCGTGAAAAAAGGACTTGTGAAAAAACAAGTGGAG AAATCGAAGAAGCCGGAGATAAAGTCGAACTGGCGGCGCAAACACGAGGATTTCATTAACGCCATACGCTCGGCCAAACAAGTACAAGCACACCTGGCCGCAGGAGGCAAGCTCAGCGATTTGCCACCGCCGCCGGTTAGCGATAACTACGATTACATTCAGTGTCCCCACTGCGGAAGAAAATTCAATAAGGCTGCCGCCGAGCGTCACATTCCCAAATGCGAACACATGTTGCACAATAAGCCGATACACTCGCGAGCGCCGAAACCAAGGCGTTAA